ACAGCTGAACTTCACCTGGTCAAGGTTCTTCGGGGAGCAACGGACCCACTCCTGAGGGCCAGAACGGCAGTGGCACTGGGTAACCTGAGACCGAATACATAATCGATCTCAAATCTCAGATCTCAGATCTCAAATAATACAAAATCATTAACCACACCAGACCTATTACCTGGGAATCCTTCAGGCCATCTCTTCCTGAAATTTGAGATTAGACCTTACGCGAAAGCCACCTCTGCCGAAATATCATACAAAACCGGATCCACAACGGCAGCGATCACCCGACCATGGGCATCCGCTCCGGAAAGGTCCAGATCCTGCTCCTGATCAAAGGGCTGCCCCTTTTCATCGATGATCATTTTCAATATCGGTTTTCCCCCTTGATCCCCGGCCTTGACCACCATACCGATCTCGTTGCTCGTCAGCCGCACAATGGCGCCCGGCGGATAAGCGCCCACCATGGTTATGAAAGCATCCACATGATGGGGGTCGAACCTCGTACCGCGACCGTTTTCCAGAAATGTTATCGCCTCCACCGGGGACATCGGTTTTTTGTAGGCCCTGACTGTGGTGATGGCGTCGTAGACGTCCACAACCGATATGAGTTGGGCAATTTTGGAGGGCCCCTCCACCTTGGATCTCACCGGATAACCCCCGCCGTCAAGATGCATGTGATGGCCTTCCACAGCCTGTACCAGACCATCAGTACCGCCCATACCCCGGATCACATCAGCAGAGTGAAGAGGGTGGGATTTTACAGCTTCCCACTCCCTCAGGGTTAATCCACCCGGTTTGTTGATGATCTCTGAAGGAACCCGTACTTTACCTATATCGTGCATCATGCCGGCCAGAGCCGCCCATTTGATGTTCTTCTCGTCCATCCCTTCCTTTTCAGCAAGAAGGAGGGCAAGGATCCCCACGTTGACACAGTGCTGATATGTATAGGCATCGTAGCCCTTAAGACCGGAAAGCAGCATGAGCAGCGATCTGTTGTCCGCCAGGTTATCCATAAAGCCTTCAACAATGTTTTCCGCCTCTGTGAGAGGGGGCAGTTGGCCATTTTCCACTTCAGAAAAGAACTCTGTCATTGTGTTTATGGCGTCCCTGTAAGTTTCCAGGCCTTTTGTTGGCAGGTTTTTTTCGTCATGGCCCATCTTGAAGCTTTTCAGACCGATGTGGGTCAGCTCATCCTGTTCTATCAACCTCTGGAACGTCTCCTTGCTTCGCTCCTTGACCTTGAGGATCCCCACCAGCTTGAGCAGCTCATCTTCGGTCACACCCTGGCTGATGAGGAGATCATCGATCCCAAAACCGGTCAGCACCTTGAGTATGTTTTCCGAGTAAGGCGTGGTTTCGTAAAACAGGTAGTCGTCCACGTATAGAACACCGTTGATCACCCCGATGAGAACATCCTCTTTTGCCTCGAAGATCTCAACGAGAAAATCGAAAACCCGCTTGGAGACCCCCTTTACGGAAGGGTGCTCAGGCGGGTAGAGAGCTATGTTCCTGACAGAGTTGTCCAGGAATTTGATGATCCCCCTGTATCGCTCTATCTGTTTCGGGTCCTGGGTCATAGCTTCCTCCGGAAGCAGCAGTCAGTGAACCGGGAATTGTGAATCGTGAATCGTGAATAGTTTACAACGTATTGAATTCACTAAAAAGCCTCAAATAGCCCCTTCCTGACC
This genomic stretch from bacterium harbors:
- a CDS encoding HD-GYP domain-containing protein; translation: MTQDPKQIERYRGIIKFLDNSVRNIALYPPEHPSVKGVSKRVFDFLVEIFEAKEDVLIGVINGVLYVDDYLFYETTPYSENILKVLTGFGIDDLLISQGVTEDELLKLVGILKVKERSKETFQRLIEQDELTHIGLKSFKMGHDEKNLPTKGLETYRDAINTMTEFFSEVENGQLPPLTEAENIVEGFMDNLADNRSLLMLLSGLKGYDAYTYQHCVNVGILALLLAEKEGMDEKNIKWAALAGMMHDIGKVRVPSEIINKPGGLTLREWEAVKSHPLHSADVIRGMGGTDGLVQAVEGHHMHLDGGGYPVRSKVEGPSKIAQLISVVDVYDAITTVRAYKKPMSPVEAITFLENGRGTRFDPHHVDAFITMVGAYPPGAIVRLTSNEIGMVVKAGDQGGKPILKMIIDEKGQPFDQEQDLDLSGADAHGRVIAAVVDPVLYDISAEVAFA